cagccttcgggcgcgccaggaggagtcctactcccaccgggactaggactccccccttttcctagttggattaggacttgggaggggggaaagaggagagggagaagaaggaaggggggcgccacccccttctccttgtcctattcggactaggggggaggggcgcgcggcccagccctagccgcctctcctctcttccacctaggcccactaaggcccattatgttgccggggggttccggtaacctcccggtactcccgtaaaatcccgatttcacccggaacacttctgatatccaaacataggcttccaatatatcaatctttatgtctcaaccatttcgagactcctcgtcatgtccgtgatcacatccgggactccgaacaaccttcggtacatcaaaacatataaactcataatataactgtcatcgaaacgttaagcgtgcgggaacctacgggttcgagaactatgtagacatgaccgagacacgtttccggtcaataaccaatagcggaacctggatgctcatattggctcccacatattctacgaagatctttatcggtcagaccgcataacaacatatgttgttccctttgtcatcggtatgttagttgcccgagattcgatcgtcggtatctcaatacctagttcaatctcgttaccggcaagtctctttactcgttccgtaatacatcatctcgcaacaaactcattagttgcaatgcttgcaaggcttaagtgatgtgcattaccgagagggcccagagatacctctccgacaatcggagtgacaaatcctaatctcgaaatacgccaacccaacaagtaccttcggagacacctgtagagcacctttataatcacccagttacgttgtgacgtttggtagcacacaaagtgttcctccggtaaacgggagttgcataatctcatagtcataggaacatgtataagtcatgaagaaagcaatagcaacatattaaacgatcgagtgctaagctaacggaatgggtcaagtcaatcacatcattctcctaatgatgtgatcccgttaatcaaatgacaactcatgtctatggctaggaaacataaccatctttgatcaacgagctagtcaagtagaggcatactagtgacactatgtttgtctatgtattcacacatgtatcaagtttccggttaatacaattctagcatgaataataaacatttatcatgatataaggaaataaataataactttattattgcctctagggcatatttccttcagtccaaTACATACATGGCTAGCTATGTTGGAGTATAATGTCCAGCCCTCTCCCATAGTTCGAATTTTTGGAGCAACTGACTGGAGCATGAAGTTAATATGGTATCCGATCCAAGAGGTCTTGAATTCAAGACCCTGCAAACGCAATATTAAATAAACTGATTTTGCGGTCTACATCGATCCCCCAGTAAACGCAATAATTAATTACGACCTGCTCCCGCTTTCGCTGCCAGGTGTTGGAGTAAAATGTCTAGCCCTCTCCTATAATTCGGACTTTTGAAGGTTGGAGCGTGAATTCAGGGCCAGTTTTTTtggcagcttaaaaaataagccactCTCTCCCCAACTTTTTTCATAAGCCACCTCTATTGTTCATTGGGGCTTCTAAGCTAGTTATGGGATAACTAATTTAGAAGTCTCAACAAATTTAAAGGGCGGCTTATTTTTTAACCTGGGGAGAGGCAACTTAATTTTTAAGCCACCCAAAAAAACTGGCCCAGCTACTGTACTACACAGTGAGGAAAATCCAACTAAAAACTGCGAAACGCAACCAACAATACGGTACAGGCACCAGCGGGTAGTGATATAAGAAACCACACACATAACCGTGAACCAAACAAACCAGTTAAACTAATCTTTTTGGTTAGAAATAATCAATAGCTCCCTTCGAAAAGAAAGAAATAATCAGTACCTGGTGTCGGACTTACAAGTCATGATACGCAAACATGTGCATCTGGGCTAAGCCCATACATCTTTGCAAATACTACTAAGTTAAACTACGAAGGGATTCATTCGTAGTTTAACTTAGTAGTATTTGTTCcctaaaacaaaagaaaaagaaaaactggctAATTTCATTCAGGTAGCTCGATCCCTAGTCACTGGATTGACCATGACTTGCCGTTGATTTATCACTTATCTAAAAAATGTTTacgaattcaaaaatattcatgggttcaaaaaaattcatggattgaaaaaagttcacaaattcgaGAAAGTTCATGAGTTTAAtaaaagttcatggatttcaaaacaGTTCACGAACTCGCAAAAGTTCACGAGTATAAAAAAATCACTCATTTGATaaaagttcatgcatttgaaaaagttTGACGGAATTGAAAAAATGGTCACGTGTTTCCCGGATTTGAaacaaattttatgatcttgaggaaaacaaaatcacaaatttagaaaaaaaatgttcacagattttTAAAAATCATGGATTAAAAAAAATCACCAGCTCAAAAAAGTTCATGAGATCACaaaaattcatgaatctgaaaaaagTCTGTGCATTTGAAAAAGTCCACGAGTTTGAAGAAAGTTTTGAATTAGAAAAAGGTTCATGCATtttaaaaagggaaaaaaggaaaaggaaaagaataaGAAAGAAAAAACATTAGAAAATgaagaaagggaaaaaacccgCCCTGAAAGCTTATAGAAGCTTTCGAAAACCCGGCCCAAGGAAGCTTCTAGGAGCTTCCCAAAACAGGGAGTGAGATGGAGGTTCTAATTCGTGCTCATTACGGCCCATTTTAAATATATAGAGGGAAGGGGGCGTGCGCTATTTACCATTTGCCGTTTAAGAGGCGCCTGAAGCATCAAACAGGATCTGGGGTTCGAAAGACTAGTAGACAGCTCCACATTTTGGTCTTATATTACGAATGATAATAGCTGGAGTACATAGTACCATTTAGAGACGTCTTCGGGTATTTGGCTTTCTAAAAACATGCCCTAAAATTGTACCAAACCATGAACGTTTCTCCTTTAATTGAATGAAGGGCTGATGTTAATGCATGtactgtttgtgtgtgtgtgtgagagagagagagagggggagagagagagagtaaataCATGTACATGATTGGTACTTATTAGACTTGCACACAATTATCAACACGACTTGTGTTTTGATTTTTTCTTGATTATTAACAATTTAGATATCTCAAATTGACTAGGGTGCACGGCGTTTTCCTCCACGAGAGACTTCTCAAGCGACTAGGTTTTTCCAACCTCTTACCGGTGTCGTCGCGGTTGGCCACGCCttctgtggccttagggccatggaggcgcggttgATCCCGGCGCTTGACGGTGCCAGGGTTCCTGCTCTGTTTTATGTGTTTTTTGAGTTTCTTAGGGGGTATGTTTATGCTCAGGAAGACGAGGCGATAGAGATtccctgaagatgaaataaggttctccACATCTAGCACCCATCCCGGTGGTGCGTTTAGCATCGTTggagggcatgtggaggtgtgtttCTGGCAGATATGGTGGGATTCAGTTAGTGTTTGCCTTCGGTGGATCTATTTGGATCTGGTGTTTGTTCGTTTGTGTTCCTGTCTCTACAGGTTGCATCCTTCCGAACTACGCTTCTCTTCATCGTCAATTGCCTTTGTTTTAGTGTGCTGGTTCTTTGGggcttagcatgacgacttcccgaTCGTCTAGTACAACAAAGTTTGCTTGACTTCGACGAAGGAGGGGCGATGACAGTGACATGCCTTCAGTTCGCTCCAGTGCTCTGGAGGCTACGTCTCCTCCAGCCTCTATGTCTTGTCGGTATATGGGCGACCTCGGCCCCGGCTGCCCGGATCTGCGCCCCTTCCAGTTCCTAGCATGTAGACATCGTCGGTCCTCGTCGCGCACTTTCATTGGCCCCCTTGCCCCGCCTCCTCCCCAAGCCCGGCAACCTCGCTGCCGCACGTCATGTCCAAGGCTCGAGTGTCCAGCGTGGCTCCCCTTCTTGGTTTTGGTTTTTTACCTACTTTGACCTTCGACTCCCGGTTTCTGATCCGGTGGCTATGGGATTGCAAAGACCCTGGCAGGGAGAAATTCTTGCTCGGCTTGCCGGTGCTGGCAGCAGCAACGCTCGCGAGAGTTGTCTCCTCCTTGGAGGTGTTGCCATGGCCTCTCTCTGAGCCCCCCTTTAGCACCAGGGGAAAACCTTGGTTTGATTCTTTAGATCGGATAGGGACGGTGCTCTGTGTCGTTGTCCTTCTTGATAGCGTTGTCTTGTGTGCTCAAGACATACCTGGTGTTAGACTAGTGGATGTAGGACGTCATGTAGGTTCAGACTGCCCTCAAGCTTGGGGTGTAGCTGTGTTGTTTGCATGTTCGGGTCGAGCACCTCTTGTCTGTCTGCACTGGGTACCGTGTTCACGCCACCTTGTATTCGTGCAtgtgtggtactccctccgtcccataatataagagcggttTTTACACTACACCAGtgtcaaaaacgcttttatattatggcACCAAGGAGTACCTTACCTGTACGCATTCTCTTTTTTTCTATCAACGGAAAGATAGAAATGCTTTGCGTATTTGCGAAAAAGAAATGTACACTCTCTGAGTAGGGCATTTTGGAGACCGAGCTTCATGGAGCCCTTTATTTTGAATAATTCAAAATTCATAAATTTCAgttccaaaaaattctgaaaaaatacacatgtatgcaaggatgtaaagtgtatgtgtgaaaaatttcaggatgaaataccttgaattgcgAGCTGTATAAAAAAACCAAAATCATGGACTTTATAGATGAACAGTACATATGCTAAAAGgccccaatttgtcttttttgtgtagctcgCATTTTAATGTATTACGACCTGAATTTGCACACGTGTACATTATGTATTTAGGTATATGTGTATTTATTTCCAGAATTTTTTGAAGCTGAAAAGTTTGAATTTTAAAGTTTTCAAATAAAGGCCTCCATGAAGCTCGGTCTTCCTTTGGCATTTTCGATACTCTCTGTTTGCCTTTGGTGgatctgtttggacttcgtttgtttTTAATCCTGATTTTTTTTAGCAATTTGTGCCGCTTACTGCGAGGCACGGTGCCTCGCCTGCAGGGCGCGGTTGTGGGCCTGCCCAGTAGGACGTGGCACGTCATGCTGGCATCACAAGAATTTACGTTTTTCCTCCTTTTACTTTTATTTTATATTTAAAACAAATGCATATATAGAAAACAATACTTAAGAAATTTAAAACACGAATTTGAATAAAATTTGACATAGTATAAAACATTAGTTAGCATAGTTTTAAAAAATGCTGATAACTTTCAGAAAAAAAGTTTGTGAATGAGAAAATGTTCGCATGTTTCAAACAAATTTAAGAAATTTTATAAAAGTTGTATACAGTGTAACAAAATTATTCTTGTCATAAAAATGTACGTTGCATTTTACGGAAATATTCCCGGGCTTCAAAAAATTCTGTCATTTAGTAAAAAGTTATATACAATGGAAAAAATGTTCCAGTGGGTTAAAAAAATGTGTATTTCCATTTAAAGCATTACATGGCATTTAAAAATAATTGCTTGTTTTCATAAAACGTCcatgaaaatttaaaaaatgtttatacaatttCAGTGGCCGCCACATGGCGCATTCACGGCGCTCCCTCTGGATTTTGattgatttatttatttatcttgTTCGTGTTTTTAGGATATAGATgagtttttttatttttggtttttgccTATTTTTCTCTATGATTTGGAGAGTTTGTTTCAAGCACAGTTGTGCTTCTCGAAAAAATGTGCTTGCATGAGAAACACATATTTACTTCTCGTGGTagcacagatttgcttccgcgagaagcacagTTATGCTTCTCGAAAAAGGAAAGAATGTGTACTTTCACGAGAAGCACAAGTTTGCTTCCGCGAGAAACACAACTATACTTCTCGAAACAAATAATATATGCTCCCACGGGAAGTATAGAtgtgcttccgcgagaagcacacTTGTGTTTTCTCAGGTAAAAAAAATGTACTTCTTGAAAAAGAAGTGAAAACCCGCAACCGTGCTTCTGGGCTCCGGTATTTTCTTCCGTTGTTTTGTTATCGGTGTTTTTGGTTACCGAATTTCttagattttgattttttttacgtgatattttttgtagttttttatttttctgaaaaaAATTGTCGAAAGCGATTAACATgcgatctagtttcgaagatcttgatgcgagaaatccaatggtgaAACGGTTCGGAATTCGGTCGCACGATTctagagataaaatgttttgaataaacgaatcttaaaaaagaaaaaaaaaacactcaggttgcgacaagtgacacaCATCACAGAAAGTTAGGTGACTCTTTGTAAGGGGTACCTCTTAACTAGTGATTTCATGACATATAGGCCTCGTGAAATATATGTCCAATACATATGATCTACGTACTGTCCTATGGGTCAAATCCAGGAAAATACATGAAGGAACCCGGATACATATGAACCCACATTGAAAACACATTTCTAAAtacgaaaaattctgaaaaaaagttGCAACCATACATCTCCAAGTTCATGTATGCACACAAGTTTTGCGGGAAAATAGCTTCTTCTTTGGCATGTGCAAAACGTGCAAAACAAATGTGTCTTGAAACACTATTCAGAAGCATTGAGGTTTTTCATTTTTACGTAGACAAAGTAAAGAAGGCGTTTTTTCATAATACTTTGTGCCGCGCACATATAGTACGAACATGTACACATGAAatattgttttgaattttttaacaATTTAAAACCATTTAAAATGCATTTTTAACAAGCGGGTTCATATTCAGGAAGTGCCTTCTCCCAAATCCAGCTCAAACTGCCGAACACAACACAACCAACAAAGCAAATCCAGCTAGTACTTAATTTAGGCGCGTAGAAATAAGATCGGTACTTATATGTCGGACCAACAAGTCACGACACGCAAACATTTGCATTTGAGCTAAGCCCATACTACATCCATGCAAACACAGCTAGTTAAACTGCAAATCCGACACTAGTAAACACGACTGACGACGGTACAATCTACTGGTACCTCGTTGGAACACACACACAACAGATTAACCAGAAACAGCTGCAACATTATTCAACACTACTAAGCAGGTGCGGCAGCTAGCTAGGCGGGCAATGGATGGATCGATCTATGGGTTGTAGTAGACGATCTTGATCTCGGTGACGCCGTGGCAGTTGCCGCCGGGGACGGAGTGCTCGAAGCAGTGGTTGCCGCTGTTGCATCCGGCGGTGGGGCAGTGCCCCTGCAGCGGGCTGCCGTGCGGGGTGACGGAGACGCGGATGGGCATGTTGGCCTGGTCGGTGCTCACCTCGTAGTACGCCCCGCCGTCGTGGCCGATGTGGAACTTGGCCACGGCGGCGCCCTGCGCCGACACGCTCCCGGACCAGGAGCACACGTCGAACGACTCGTGCTTCCCGTTGGGGAGCAGCCAGCCGTTGGGGAAGAGGACCTTGCTGTCCGCCACCGCCGCGATACCCAGGTTCAGATCGTGGCCGCACAGGTTCTGCACCGTCACCTTGTGGCCGCCGCAGCCTTGACCGGCGGCAGACATGGCCGTCGCGGACAGAGTCACGAGCAGCAGGAGGGCAAGGGGCTTGGAGGCCGCCATTGAGTAGCTATCAGTATGGTGCTATGACTAGGGAATCGAGGAAGAAGAGGCTGGCACTGCTTTGGGGTGAGGTTTATGGCTCAGGTTTGCGGGGGTATTTATATGCAGAGAAGCTTCATTAGGGCTTTGGGAGGATGGTTCGGGATTGTAGCCGCGTCTGATATTCGCTACCTAGTCACTTAGTAGCTGTGATTAAAAAACTACACCAATCATGGTTACCACGACGAGGTAGAGACGCCGGTGTGGCACTGAGCCGTCTCGACTGGGACCGAGCTCGACGTCGCATGAGAAAATGTTTCCTCGCGTTCGTTGGCTCGTAGCCAGTGGCCGGCCTAGGGCAAAAGCCTGTTTCGTGTCTGCGTGACATGTGatgttacttttgttacttttttGCTTTGGGTGGCACTGGTATCACATGGTTACTTTTGCTATGGGTACTACGTGGCCATCCAGTCGTGAGTGACTGGCAGTAAATTTGGCACTGGTGCCTTCACTACACCTCACGCGTGGGTGCTTATTTTTCTTATTCTCCCGTACTTTTAAACATATCGCAGAAATCACACCATTAGATTTAGTTCGTCCAACTGTGGAAAACGAACTGAAAAACTATGCGGAGCGACACAGGTAGAGCGGACAGCAGCCGGCCGAAATCACTGTTCTAACCTTTAGTGATCTTTGTCACAAACTAAACTCGATAGGAAAGTATTTCACGACCTGACCCTCTTAGCAACGTCGCAGCCCGCGGCGTTTATGCCCGACATAGAAACGCCAAGCCATGGAGCGTTTCCGCGCCACAAAGACACGCCGAGCAGGCTCGCGTTTCAGCCCTGGCCCATGGTCAGCCCGAGCGCGTGTTGCTCGATGACGTGGCAGGTCTGAAACGCCATGAGCCATGGCGTTGCTGCGGCTGGAACGCCAGAGACCATGGCGTTGCTGGCCTGAATTAATTAATGCACGCGGGGCCACGGGTGGGACCCAGCCCACTCGCAGCCTCGGGTCGGGCAGTTCTTCCTTAGCCGCAAGAGAAGAACTGACGGTCGCCCCTCTCTCCTTCTTCACCAAATCCCTCCCAAATCCTCTGTTTTGACCATCAAAACGAGTAGATCAGACCATCCCCGAGTTGCTTGAGGTATTCTCCTCCCAATCCTCCATTTTTTCAGTCAAGATTGGCTATCGTAGATACATTTTTTCAAACATGGTTGAACCCTTAGATGGGTTGTTTGTGATTTGTTTGATGAATATTTGGGTTTGATTATGTTTAGAAAGAAGATATACTATTTGTGTTGAAGTATTCTTAGTGAACTTGTGTAATATTGGATTTAGAGATAAACCATTATTTTGGATTAGGTTGAATCCTAAGATTATTTGTTCATAATTACTTGTAATAAGTTCTTTGGGATAAACTTGGTTGAAAAGAATTGGTGTTGGTAATGTGGTTGTGGATTTGTAGTAGTTTCTCAAACGATTCTGTATGCAATGTGGTCATAATTTTAAGCATATGTCATAACAAATCCATTCACCTTATTTTGTAGGATGTTTGGGCCGGATAAATACCCTGGCCTTGATGATTATTACGAGAAGAAGCATCGTGTTGTGCTAGTGGAAAGAGGGGAGGTAATTATGCATCTACATTGTTTGATTTCCATATTGTGACAAATTGAGAGAAGTATCAGAATTGTGCATTTGTTTTTTAGGTTCCTCCAATACTTCGGTTGAGGGGCCACAACCCGCGTGAATCTCTGAAATATGACCGTCGCTACGAGCCTTGTTTTAGAAGAATGGATCTTCTTCAGTTTGTGCTCAACTTTAAAGGGACACCATCATGGCTGAACTTGACGGCCATTACCGCCCTTACGGACCGTTGGAGGCCAGCGACACACTCTTTTCACCTTGCTCTTGGTGAGATGACTTTGGAGGATATTGCGATGATCTCTAGGCTTCCGATCAAGGGCAGGGCTCTTACCGCAAGGTGAAGTCTGATGGGTGGTGACAATGGGTTGCAAGATTGGTTGGTGTTGAACCTCCCCCGTGGATTCATGAAACAAAGAAGGATCCTAGGCCATCCGGTGTGTTGTTCTCGTGGCTACAAGAACATTTTTATGAGTGCCCAGAGGATGCTAGTCTGACTGTTGTGGAGAGGTACGCCAGGGTTTACTTATGGAATCTTTTGGCCCAAGTGGTGTTTCCGGATGGCACGGGGGACACAGCCTCATGGATGTTCTTGGACCCTCTTCGTGACTCGGATGTAAGTGGAGTTGGGGGTCGGCTGCACTAGCCTTCTTGTAC
This window of the Triticum aestivum cultivar Chinese Spring chromosome 5D, IWGSC CS RefSeq v2.1, whole genome shotgun sequence genome carries:
- the LOC123119706 gene encoding uncharacterized protein, with the protein product MAASKPLALLLLVTLSATAMSAAGQGCGGHKVTVQNLCGHDLNLGIAAVADSKVLFPNGWLLPNGKHESFDVCSWSGSVSAQGAAVAKFHIGHDGGAYYEVSTDQANMPIRVSVTPHGSPLQGHCPTAGCNSGNHCFEHSVPGGNCHGVTEIKIVYYNP